The DNA window GAAATAAGGAAGACGCCCAAAATAATATGATCAGCAACACAAATGCCACCCATGGTccactgaaataaaataggaaaAATATGTTATGTATAGGAATTCAATACACTTATAGTGCTTTTTTGATACAGAAGTACGTTTCCCTAATGATCTGCACGAACAATTTCATAGCCTCTGACGAGTTTCCATCTTTAGCATAACCTGGTAAGAGTGCACTCCAAGAAATCACCCCTCTTTTCTTTCATTAGATGAAAGCTTTCGCCGCTTGAGATGAGTATCCAAAATAAGCAAGAAGATAAACAAGGGGCCTGATAGAATCTTGTGAGATGAAATATGATATGCTCGCCCGATGAAAAAAAAGGTGTGAATCTGTCTTCCCGCTCCAGTACCTCCAACCAGTGACGACCCTTTATCATGCCTGAATCGGCAAATTCATCGGGCACTTCTCCAGCCTCTTGCATTCCCCTGAACAAAATAAGACGTCAGTTATCACAGAGACCTTCAAACAGGGCATTTCCTGGCAATCATAGGATTCCAAGTCACGGAAATTTCTATAAAACACTCTCGGGGCTTCAAAGACTCTTCCACATTTCGTGATCGAAATCCCCACAACTGGATACCAGTAAACTCCACTGTTACAGCACATGTTTTCCAGTTTCCACTGCATTGTAGTAATATAACAAGTTTTGCGAGCATTTTCTCAGGACATTTGTCAAATTATGCTTCTCTCTGATGAAGAAAATCCTACCTCGCTGCATTTGATTGTTTAAATTTCAGTGGTACGAGTGATTAGGGAAAATTTTCTTGGTTCTGATACTCAAAAAAAGTAGAGTTTCGCCTCATTCAGAAATCCCTTTTCAGGGGATGCATTCTTTTTTCAATCAAATACTCTACACCCCAACAAGAACACCACCTACCAGTAAATCCACATAATCACGAGAACTAAAATGCAAGAACCCGCACCCTTATTGGACATTTGTCAAAGATGTATTTACCTAGCACCACAATTCCTTGAGCGAAGATTGTTCATCAGTCTTCGGTAGAAAATTGACTCCAAAAGCAGTTCTTGATTGTAATTACAAATGAACTAATAAAAATAAGCTCACGTGACAACAACCCTTTTCAAACATTTGTCATAAACTAGTTACTCTGCACTCGCGATGCGTGTATGTAcagttttttttatcattatcgatggattaaagtgaaatttgataaattatagAGGGattgaattgatatttgaattgttaaaataaaaaaaataaaaaaaaaatatgtgttagaatttaaaaaacaaaaaaaaatgtaatattagtatcatataaaggTAAAATTGTAAGAAAAAATCGGTGTCTTTTTTAAGTGGTTTATCATGTcctcaactttaataaaatacagataaagatgtgcatgTGTTgtatgtgttattattatttttaatttgatcaaataataataaacaattgacactaaattattttcaatttagaagagttgtTCGTTTTAAAAGTGaagttttgtttaaatttttttatatgtaaaatatGGAGTGATTTGAGGTGGTTTTTAAaaagataattatgaaattaaatattttgatgtcctCTAAATTAGTTATTCTAAGAATCTCGCACTTAATAACACTGTACaggtaaaataaaaaactttTGACCAAAAGCACAcagaaattttaaaaacacaTGCAAAAGCTTGGGATGCAGTAAATGCGCCCTCGTTGGAGGACCAGAACTTGAGTCTGGCGCCTTAGACCACTCGGCCATCCTGACGAGCGTCAGAATCGTACAATGTATAATTCTTATATTTACTTAAAGGTTTATTTACAAATTTCgcttttccttttcatcattaAACCAACAGCAGTCCCACCATTTATTTCCACTTATTTAATGTCAATGATAtctgaattaaaaaaattataattcatatcatcattatttaatgaaataaatattaccagaaaaaataaaattttaggtctctctaaaataataaaattgctcTCACTCAGCCCGTAAAAAAACACCATAAAGCACGTCAAGTGTCAtgaccaaaaaaattaaattacaaTGCCAATGTCAATCATAATTCTTGGTAAAATTAGTGTCATTTTAATCAAGTTTGCTTCATAGTAGTGCTGTGTTATCATCCTAACAGCATAGCATGTACAGGTACAGACATAATTCGGGTTTAAACTCCAATAGGAACAGATTTGAATCACTAAATATTGATTCAATCTTGAATGGCCACATCAAAACTTGATTCAATCTTCAGTTGCAGCAAACTTGAACGTGTACAAAACTTCTAATCTCCATTAGATATCGAGTGCTCAGTTTGTGTTTCTTGATGAATCTTCCTCTTCTGAATCAGGAACGACCACAGAGTCGACAGCAGTATTGATCGAGGGCCTTTGCCTTAACCTGTTCTTAGCACCTAATATCATACTTTCTTGAAGTGTATGACCTGGAATTCCAGCTAGTCTCTTGCTGAAACGCAATTGTTCGGATCTGTGGGCTATTTTCATACCCTGTTTCTGGGAGCGAAGTTGTCTTCCCTGATTTACATCACCTTTTACATTGTTACCATCTTCCTTTGCACCGCTATGCTCATCTTGACTTGAATCATCAGTGCTGTTGCTTGATGGACTGCTTCTCTGGAAATCATTATCGGTGGATTCACTGTTTCTTggatttgaatatgaattgataGCTCCATTTGAGGTGGTTGCTATCTTTTTCGCTCTCAGGCTGTTGTTCTCTTCAGGTTTTTGTTCTTCAGTTATCTTCCGTTTGCTAACATATGTAAAGAAATAAGCATGACAACGTAAGATGATGAGAGCTGATTACAGCTCAAAAAAGTAACAAGAAAATAAGTGACGTTTAACAACCGAGAGTTGCAAAATCCGGTGACTATCCATTATTTTCCCTGAATATCAGTCAccaaaaataattcaaacataaaaatttcaatCGACAACTCCCAAGTCCAAGATAGCATTCATAATGTTGAAGCATAGAGATATAATCACATTTCTTGTTAAGAGAATCGTAACAGAACGGTATCAAATGAAAAAACAGATAAAAGTAGAACAGTTGAGTGACTTTACTTGGTGAACTCTATGGCCTCTTTAATGGCTTTATCATAATTATCTGCATAAAATAAAGATAACACCCTTAGCAGTAAAGCAGCTTTTACCAGTTGGCGATATGTGCAATTATCATACCAAATCTATAATCAATAGGCCTGTTATTGCGGCAAGTACGAGATATTCCAGTATTTCGAAAACCATTCAGCAGTTCTCTTTGAAGCTGAAGAGCTCTTTGTTTCTTCTGTCAACGACAATAATACAAGGATAGTTTAAATGCATATGATGAATACATTTCTTCGAGCAAAAAAAACGAAGTTAATTGGACAGAACTTGGATTTCCAACCTTCAAATGCCTTTTCAGAACAGGAATAACATCAGTTTTAACAGACTCGGAACAAGCAACTTTCCATTGAACTCTGCTACACGAAAATTCATCCTGCCATCCAAAAGTAGaaaagtaaaatataatatcgGTAAAGAGGATCTTTGGTGATGGTAAGAGTGTTTTACCACAACATTTTGAAATTCTTCGAGGTTAGTAGCAATGGTCTCCCAAAGAGAAATTATTGCTGGAACGACACCCTTCCTTTTGACTCGCGCGGTTTCAAAGCAGCAGACCTCTTTGTACAATCTATGACCTATAATTTCATTTCCATCATACCTGTAGtggaaaaaaatgtaaaattacCCTATTAACGACTTCTTCGAAAGTACAATTCCAAGAGAAGTTACCAGAATGCAATTCCATTTCCATCTCCTGCAAGCTTTTCCTTTCGAAAAGTAGAAACTTCAGTACCACTTCTTATTGTCTCATTGATATAAGACACAGCATCATGTTGCTGGGTATAAATTGTGTTCAGTGTCATTAATACCATGAGATAATATAAGATCAAAAGAACTTATAACCACTCTAATTCATTTTCGGTTTATTTCctcaatatatatttttcatctttttaacTCCAAGATAATCATTATTTTCATCTCAACTGttcatgaattttcagaaaaaatttattattgtaGTATTATATTTAAGTCCAAAATACAATATTTCAtacttttataattatttaaattttaagttatatgatTTCACATATGCACTAACAATTCTATTTCTTCGAAACCAAATCAAACATAAAATTTATATTCAGAAATAACTCTTTCCCCAGAACTCGTAGGACAAAACCAAACTACCCAACAAGTATCATTATATGAAAAAACATCCACTCAGGAACTACTTTAAGAATAGAAAAGAAGCAAAGAAATGCATTCAGAGAAAAAAAAAGTGATCCATACATCAGCTCGAACTTCACAAATAGCTTTAAGAAGAAGTAGTCGAGTTGTTGGATCAAGTTCCTTATAGATAGATATGGCATTCCTGAACATGAATCGGATGAAAGAGATAGAATGGGAAAAGAGTTAACGATTGCTAAGTTACAGATAATGTAGAGTTGACAATAAAAATGACAAGCAAGATACAAATACCCTTTTGATCCACAGAAAGGAAAATCCCCTTCAGCAACCTGCAACAAAATGCAAGAAAAAAGGTTATACGTGAAACATCCACTacttttaaactttaaaatcctactaaatgttttttaaaacataaaattcgaaattcatatttaaaatgacTTAACATCCCAAcatccaaaaataatttaacatctaAAATTTAAAGTGCATAAAATCCCTAActcgtcaattaacaaaataGTACGTCAACCATTTAACACCATCAAcactaacttcaaaataaagcataaaaatctctaatttaAATCAGtaacaaaatctttaaaactttgactatcaagttaatgcggaaaataatgtCTCTCGAGAGTGCGTCAACACCTACCTTAATTTCATTctcacctgcaacattcaaacataatgagtctaatgactcagtacGTTCTAAAAacgagtaacaaataatacatatacaaacacatgcattaaaaatcatatatttattcaaaataagctaGCATAAATTTGTAGGCATAATTTActcataaatcgtcaaatcataaaggtttcaatcatttatcattttagaTGAAGTTTGATCGTTGAAGTGACTAGTTGTATTGgttgactgatcagtcttaaatCATCATTGCGTATTGGGACGGACACTAGACACCGAcgtaaatggaaatacgatcgttgaactccctctggggccttctcccgtaaacgggctccctctagggccttctccgtcacgatattctcaataatcatatatcatatcctttttatcacagtcaattcacgtccttcaaaatatttttcttttcttttttaaaatagaATATCGCGTTCTTTCCAAAATAGTacaataaacagtaaaaattgcacagcttaatcataaaatcccatattttcatcgtaaacgttttaaaatatcattgagCATGcgttatgattcttcgggacactgccaaCCCTTTTTGTAAtacccaggtgtaaaatgaccattttgcccctggaccaaaatttctcgattttgatttttctcacttttattgactcgagcataccccaaataattatttaagcttaaatttgtcTTCTAATATTTCTATTTAACGTAAAATCGAGACTTTcgaattattttcttaattacTAAATAGTCAAGCGTTTTAATCCCAAACTAAttcaaacttaaatattttaaatcccaaactttaactATTAACTTTTCATACCTAAATTACTCTCGTCAACCATGAACcgacccccgtggaccatgATTCAAACTACTTCTTCTCCTACCCTAAAAACCGACCCTagcctatatatatatagccaCGGATCAATTTCACCGAGCCACAACCGAGCCATCATGAACAAAACCCTGACCAGCCCCTCATGGACCCTTCCAGACTTAGCCTAACACAGCGCACCAGGCCCTTAGCCCATAGCCAAGCCGTGCACTCCTCTCTTTCGTTTTACCTTGGTCGCGGCCCCCACCAACCAAGCCACCATGGACCACAGCTGCACTAGACCTACCCTCGACCCTGAACCATCTTCCCTAGACCCTCTTGGACCAACCTAACCTGCCCTAACCGAGCCGCGCCCCTCTCTTCCGTGAACAAACCGTGCGTGTGCCCAGACTCTCCTAGGGTATGTGCATGGTTTCCTTCACCGAGCCAAGAGTCCAGCGTGTCCTGGACTCCTCCCAACCTTGAGTAGAAGCCAGCACAGGTCCCTGCCCGAGTCACGAAGCCGCTGCCCCCTTTTTACCCGAGCCCATAGCCACGAATGAAAACCTAGaaaccctaggactcttccttcCTCAGCCACGCTTGGTTCCAGCCTTCTGTGTTGTCCCTAAACAACCCTTTTCCCGTCCCTTAAACACATCCTATTGGCAGCATGTCCTTAGGAATCATAACGTTTTTCAAAcaaacataaaatcatcaaaactttgaaagtAATCGTCAAAACGTTAAACGATTTGTACCTcattatttttcatgcaaaaatacgtaaaacaaacataatatgatttgaatgatgtCTCAAAGAAGTTTAGAAGCTTGTCTTTGCATTctagaacgctcgaatatacgatcatTGGCGTGGGGTGCGAAGAAAACGAACTGGCGACGAGGACTCCTTGTTTTTTTTTCCTCCTCAAAATCTCGAAATGTGGTGTCTTTGTGTGTGAATTTTCGGCTGATGTGAAGCTTAGGAAGAGCCTAGGTTTCTATTTTATAGATgtaaaatttgcatgttaatgAGTTCAGGTTTTAGGCTTTGTGTTTATGAGCAATTAGACCTACTAATCTTAGGTCatttaggcccaataacacctatttaattgtaaaataaaagtacaaaatttaattttcaaaaataatatttttggtgCTTTAAAAGTCCATTGTTttcccaaaaccggcttcccggataaaatcgagctcgtctcgtaaaataagtTGGACTCTACcatttattgaaaattttaatcatatttaatatataaacaaaccttaaaaatatttattgaaaacatTTTATCTTGGTCATACACGGTCTCCTTTCCCCGGCCTATTATCGAATCTTTGGATAAAATATTCAATTCTCATGCAATCTGATCATTTAACTATACAGTTAGacattcaatcatataatatgtatcatttgatcatttaaaatcaattaaataaaatgaataagcaatttaaatcatttgtaTGCATTTTACGTATACTGAATTTTTCGAGCATTATAAAATGATATCTTAATGACAATGTAAAGAAAAATCTCTTGAAATCCCAAGTTTGACCTACCCAAGGCCACCACATTTCCAGTTTCTTACTGAGAACAGTAACCCACACATCAGTGCTGTTTAGTCCCTTGAACAATGGCAGAATTCCCTGAAAAGTAAAATTTTGCATCAACATCTACTTGCAGAACCAGAAAGAACACGAATTCAATAATACAACTTTCCACAATGCCAATCAAACTTTATGAAACCAACTGAAGGAAAAACAAACAATTCCAGAGCGTTCTTTAAAAAATGTCTCCCTGTCTCTCAAAGAATATACTTTCTCAAAAATTGAATTCCAACAGGCTACCCTTTGTAAATTTGCTCAACAGTATTAGATTGTCAATGTCACTGTAAACTTTTCATATGTAATATTCAACCACCATCCACGTACTCACAAAGCATACAAAATCAGGCTAATCAATCACCTCGTTAAAATAAAATGTCCAAACAGACAGATATTTGGGCAAATCAATGGTGGCGAGTCATGAAAATTTCTAAAAAGCAGCCTTTCTCTACGTTATGAGAATCAATGCACACTTTATGGaaaatcttatatatatatatatagacacacacacagaAGATAAAAAAAGCAGCAAAACAAAACCTTCAACAGCATCACATGAAGCTGTGCAAGCGTTTCATTCTGTGTGATAAGCGCGGTTTCTATATCTTCAGCAGATATCTTCAGATCATTGCCAATAACTGGCTTAAAAACCTGAATGTTCCATATataaaaacgtaaaatattcaTGTGGACGCAAATATCTTAATACCCAAATCCAAAAACAATAAATATATGAAAGGAAAAGCAAAAGGAAGTGAAAAATACCAACAATCaccataaaatcattaaaaaaagtaaaaaaaaaaggaagttTACTACTTTGAGGAAGTTGAGAACCGATGCTAACTCCCAGCGCTGACGAAGCTTTTTCCTCTCCGTATCTACGTCCAAAATCGCCGACGATTGCTCCGATACAACCATTACGTCGTCATTTCGCTCATCTCCGACCATCGCCGCCAAACTACGGCGGTACTCGATCGTGGTACACTAAGGAAAGCAGCTTTCAGAAATAAAACACAGAAAATCATATGAAAGTTGGAAAAAACCTAGCTTACCAAGCGGATTCACTGAAGGGGTGAAATTTGGAGCTCTCCCGCCTAAACTCCTACGTCCCTTCCACTGCTCTTTTCCTTCAGGCTTttcattttttcaaaattaaataataataataatatacttTTACCAACAGGCCCAATGCTTATAGCCTTATTGGGCTTCAAGTGGGCTCCAGTTTGGTCCCATACTCTCCTAAGTCCTAGTCCATGTACTTTTTGTCAGCCCAAACCCAAACACCCCCAGTTACAAAAAATAAGGTATTATATCTCTCTGTTGGCATTACAGACTACAGAGGGTGACAAAAAATGGCTGCCGTAGCTGGCTTCCATCTTCTCCGCCCATCGGCGTTAATGAAGCCGACTGTGATCCTAACTATGCTACCGCATTCTGCTTCAACCTTCTTCACCACCGCCACCGGTAATAACACCAATCTCCGCTGTGGAAACTTTCATCTCCGAAAGTTCTCCTCCACACCAATTCGCTCTACACTGGAGGTGTGTCCTGAGTCCTTTTGTTATCAGTTTCGATTTCATGACGTTTTTATTGTGTGGGTTCTTGTTTGCAGACCGGCACTTCAGCTTCTGAACCGAGCCAGTCTATAATTGGGGATCTTCTGGACTACCTCAATGAGTCATGGACTCAGTTTCATGCTACCGGTATGTATACTGTTAGTGTTGTGAGTCAGTTCATGAGCAAACTAAATGTGCGAGTGAGACACGTTAGCGTGGCGAACCGTAGTTTGGGTTATCTTAAGTCTTCTCCAGGCTAAGGTATAATGATTTCTGCACATGGTCATATGGATATTATTGGTTACACTCACTTAGACTTTGTCTGATCTCGATTGAATAAAAAGATTGCTTTAGGATATGTAGCATGTGTTAGGCCATCTGGGGACATGGAGAGCAAGAAACAGAATATGGTTTTATTGCCTAGCGCGGAAGCTGAATGCCATGCTGTTCGTCACGCAACTATGTAGCCTGCATGAATTTAGTTGGCCATCTGGTTGAAAAATCATCAGCAAGATCAAATAGATGAAAGGATAGTTTATGTTCTTCTTAGTGGGCTATTCTATACAGTACTATCCAAGTTGGGAATGTATGATATCTATGCACCAACTAGTGAGCAGAGTTAACTTGTACATAATATTCTGAATTATTACATTTTCGTTTTAGATGGTATTTAAGTATTAGAATCAAAATATTAGTTGTTTGATTGTTTTGATTGaccatatattttcttttttctacAATAGGTTGTGAATACTCCGTATAAATACCCCCTTGGAATATATGAAACTTATTCGGACAATTTATGAATTCAAAGGATAGCAGATGCACACGTTTCTGTGACTCATTTTCAAGTGAATGCTTTTGGTTTTCTACTTTATAAGTTATAATCATGACAAAATGCCTCTttttttgtgcattttattttatgtcGATTACCATATGGTAATTAAGTATGAGAGTAAGGAGATCTTTAAATGGttcaagatttttttttctacGTCAATGGTTAATAAATAACATATCTTACACTTTCTTGTCACatcatttttttcaaaattttaactaATTTTAATATCTTCATTTAAGACTTTCCTCATATAGCACAATACCAAGGACAACCTAAATTTTAACCATTCATTTCTTCTTTTGATCCTATCCATCTTGTAAGAAATCTAATGTTTATTATCACCAAATGAATAATCTTTACTCGGGAACTAGCTGAACAACACTTGTTCCAAATCAAAGATAGATTCCTTCTCATTATTAATAATGCTCAAAACCATTTGTTCCATAATAGGTATCCCGTTGCAATTTTGCAGGGGCAACGCAAACCCATGAACTAAGTTCATAATTAGATACTTTTGAAGGCTCTGGGAATTTCAGAACAATGGACTGGAATTGGTGCCAAGTCATCTGCAAAACCTTTTTTTGTCAACTGTTGTCTCAATCTAATTTGGCTTTCCAAAAAGTTTCTGAAATCAATTAAGAATCTTAATTTGTAGCATATGACGTGATCCTTATAACTTTATCTGATGATCCTGATAATTTCTATGCAAAAGATTTTAAATTGTATTCCGATCGCTATTTTGATGTGTCTTGTGGAAAGAAATTAAGAATGTTTTGTTTCTCGATAATCAGCATGCTTAGGAGAAAGTAACAAGTAACAGTATCTTACTTCTCTATTTCTTTGAGGATATACAATTCATTGGTACATTTGATATGATGTTTAGCTGAAGCAAGACGACAGCTAGTAGCAGCAGGATTTTGTCCACTGGATGAAAATGAAGAATGGGAACTAAAGCCTGGTGGTCGCTATTTTTTTACACGGAACATGTCTTCTTTAGTTGCCTTTGCCATTGGCAAAAAGTGAGTAAAGTGCATCCTAAGTTGAGTGATTGCTTAACTATTTGTAGAAAAGTATTTCTCGTCCATCGAGAGGGGCCATTGGCTGCAGAATTTATTTCTCGATTACTTATAGCTTCTCCAAAATCTGCTTCCTCAGTTTTTCTTAATTGATCTAAGAAATTATTGTCCTATCAACAGTGTATTCCTGGTTTCATTTCGTGGCATTGAACAAAGAAATTAAATATGGATTTGACTTTTCCGTGATATGAATTAATGAACTCATAAATTAGTCTTGCAGGTTTTCAGTTGGTAACGGTTTTCATGTGATTGCTGCACATACAGATAGTCCATGTCTCAAGCTGAAGCCAAAATCTGCATCATCTAAATCCGGCTATCTTATGGTCAATGTGCAAACTTATGGTGGTGGTTTGTGGCACACTTGGTTTGACAGAGATCTAAGTCTAGCTGGAAGGGTTATTGTTAGAGATCATGATGGTTCTTTTTCACACAAGCTTGTCAAGATAAAGCGGCCTTTATTACGAGTTCCAACTCTTGCCATTCATCTAAATAGGTACGTTGTTTGCCATTTTTCTTTGAATTCCTTTCTTAGAGTTTTTTGCCGCCTTGATTAAGTTTCTATGATTCTTGATATTAAGTCAAAGATCTGCTGACCACTCGTGTTTATTAAATGCCATTTGTATTGTTAGAAAAAATAATGCGTATTTATCctttataatttcaaatctattaCT is part of the Primulina tabacum isolate GXHZ01 chromosome 18, ASM2559414v2, whole genome shotgun sequence genome and encodes:
- the LOC142533920 gene encoding DDT domain-containing protein DDR4 isoform X2, with the protein product MVGDERNDDVMVVSEQSSAILDVDTERKKLRQRWELASVLNFLKVFKPVIGNDLKISAEDIETALITQNETLAQLHVMLLKGILPLFKGLNSTDVWVTVLSKKLEMWWPWVAEGDFPFCGSKGNAISIYKELDPTTRLLLLKAICEVRADQHDAVSYINETIRSGTEVSTFRKEKLAGDGNGIAFWYDGNEIIGHRLYKEVCCFETARVKRKGVVPAIISLWETIATNLEEFQNDEFSCSRVQWKVACSESVKTDVIPVLKRHLKKKQRALQLQRELLNGFRNTGISRTCRNNRPIDYRFDNYDKAIKEAIEFTNKRKITEEQKPEENNSLRAKKIATTSNGAINSYSNPRNSESTDNDFQRSSPSSNSTDDSSQDEHSGAKEDGNNVKGDVNQGRQLRSQKQGMKIAHRSEQLRFSKRLAGIPGHTLQESMILGAKNRLRQRPSINTAVDSVVVPDSEEEDSSRNTN
- the LOC142533920 gene encoding DDT domain-containing protein DDR4 isoform X1, producing the protein MVGDERNDDVMVVSEQSSAILDVDTERKKLRQRWELASVLNFLKVFKPVIGNDLKISAEDIETALITQNETLAQLHVMLLKGILPLFKGLNSTDVWVTVLSKKLEMWWPWVAEGDFPFCGSKGNAISIYKELDPTTRLLLLKAICEVRADQHDAVSYINETIRSGTEVSTFRKEKLAGDGNGIAFWYDGNEIIGHRLYKEVCCFETARVKRKGVVPAIISLWETIATNLEEFQNVVDEFSCSRVQWKVACSESVKTDVIPVLKRHLKKKQRALQLQRELLNGFRNTGISRTCRNNRPIDYRFDNYDKAIKEAIEFTNKRKITEEQKPEENNSLRAKKIATTSNGAINSYSNPRNSESTDNDFQRSSPSSNSTDDSSQDEHSGAKEDGNNVKGDVNQGRQLRSQKQGMKIAHRSEQLRFSKRLAGIPGHTLQESMILGAKNRLRQRPSINTAVDSVVVPDSEEEDSSRNTN